Proteins from a single region of Terriglobales bacterium:
- a CDS encoding energy transducer TonB → MPPRAASAPHHAVTVSTGVMQGHLVRPVQPVYPPLARSAHIQGAVVLGAVISREGSVEGLHLESGHPMLVKAAMDAVRQWRYRPYLLNGLPVQVETQITVIFSLHDN, encoded by the coding sequence ATGCCGCCGCGGGCCGCTAGTGCTCCGCACCATGCAGTAACGGTTTCCACGGGTGTAATGCAGGGTCATCTCGTCAGGCCAGTACAGCCTGTTTACCCTCCGCTGGCTCGGTCGGCGCACATACAGGGTGCAGTCGTTCTTGGCGCCGTCATCAGCCGTGAAGGTTCGGTTGAAGGATTGCACCTGGAGAGCGGACATCCGATGCTGGTAAAGGCTGCGATGGATGCTGTCCGGCAGTGGCGCTATCGCCCGTATCTGCTGAACGGCTTACCGGTACAGGTAGAGACGCAAATCACAGTCATTTTTTCTCTCCATGACAACTGA